Sequence from the Piscinibacter sp. HJYY11 genome:
CTCGTGGGCGCGGTGCTGCTGTGGCCGCTGGTGGTGTGGACCGAGTTCAACCCCCTGGTGCTCGCCGACGCCCGCAGCCTCGCGTCGACCTGGAACTTCGTGCGCGACTTCGCACCGCCGCGCCATGACGCGGAGTTCCTCGCGATGCTGGCGCGCGAGACCTGGCGCACCGTGGCCATTGCGACGGCCGGGCTCACGCTCGCCTGGCTCATCGCCGTGCCGCTCGCCTTGCTGGCGAGCACGCGGCTGTCGGTCAGCGCCCTCGGCACGCGCATGGCCTGGGGGCCACAAGCCCTGCGGCAGGCGGCGCGCTGGCTGCTGGTGCTGCTGCGCTCCATCCCCGAGCTGGTGTGGGCGCTGGTCTTCGTGCGCGTCGTCGGCCTCGGGCCCACCGCCGGCGTGCTGGCGATCGCCATCGCCTACGGCGGCATGCTCGGCAAGGTCTACGCCGAGATCCTCGACAGCAGCGATGCCACGCCCACGCTCACGCTGCTGCGCAACGGCAGCGGCCGGCTGCAGGCGCTCTTCTTCGGCGCGCTGCCGCAGTGCGCGCCCGAGCTCACGAGCTACACGCTGTACCGCTGGGAGTGCGCGATCCGCTCGTCGGTGGTGCTGGGTTTCGTCGGCGCCGGGGGTCTGGGGCAGCAACTCGACACGGCGACCAAGATGTTCGCCGGTGCGGAGGTGGGCGCGATCCTGCTGGTGTTCGTCGCGCTCGTGGCGTTGAGCGACCGGCTCAGCGCATGGCTGCGCAGGGAGATCGCATGACGAGCCGTCGACGTGCGCTCCTGGTCGTGTTGGGCATCGCCGCGCTCGTGCTCGCGAGCTTCGCGACGCTGGACCTGCGCTGGGCCGAATTCCTCTCGCTGGGGGCGCTGCAGAAGATGGGGGCGTTCGGTGCGAGCTTCTTCCCGCCGGAGAGCTCGACCGGTTTCCTGCGCAAGACGCTGCAGGCCGCCGGCGAGACGCTCGCCATGTCGCTCCTCGGCACGCTGCTCGCCGTGGCGGCCGGGCTCGTGATCGCGCTGCCGGCGAGCGCGCGCCACCACCGGGCCGCGCGCGGCGCCGCACGCCTCGTGCTGAACGTGCTGCGCTCGGTGCCCGAGCTGGTGTGG
This genomic interval carries:
- a CDS encoding ABC transporter permease codes for the protein MNAALPLRDPAWLRRWSALLVGAVLLWPLVVWTEFNPLVLADARSLASTWNFVRDFAPPRHDAEFLAMLARETWRTVAIATAGLTLAWLIAVPLALLASTRLSVSALGTRMAWGPQALRQAARWLLVLLRSIPELVWALVFVRVVGLGPTAGVLAIAIAYGGMLGKVYAEILDSSDATPTLTLLRNGSGRLQALFFGALPQCAPELTSYTLYRWECAIRSSVVLGFVGAGGLGQQLDTATKMFAGAEVGAILLVFVALVALSDRLSAWLRREIA